AGCAGGTACTTTTCAGGGGTACATCCCATGCAAGAAAACCTACAGATTGAACCTGTTGGTATTGCGCTACCACCCACTCAGGACGAACTCCCATGCGATGATGGAGAGCCGATGGAAACTGCTCGTCACCGCCAGCAAATGTTCTTGCTCCTCGAAACCCTCCACCCCTGGCTGGATCAACGTTCGGATGGATACGCTGGTGGCAATATGTTCTTGTACTTTAGCCTGGCGCAGGTACGGCATCAGGATTTTCGTGGACCGGATTTCTTCGCTGTTCTTGGTGTTCCCAAAGGAGAACGGAAGAGCTGGGTGGTATGGGAAGAAGGCAAAGGGCCGG
This Deltaproteobacteria bacterium DNA region includes the following protein-coding sequences:
- a CDS encoding Uma2 family endonuclease — translated: MQENLQIEPVGIALPPTQDELPCDDGEPMETARHRQQMFLLLETLHPWLDQRSDGYAGGNMFLYFSLAQVRHQDFRGPDFFAVLGVPKGERKSWVVWEEGKGPDVIIELGMGKN